One window of the Janthinobacterium sp. PAMC25594 genome contains the following:
- a CDS encoding catalase: MATNKKTPSTDGAGSVLSSMSGPSDSSAPHSLGADNDMTRALLQKTATSQQLAAAMADNPKEAGQYGEAARTPAEGVHVAAGEALATASTTGETIPSPKTGDGQPALGENARNVSLDGARSDDSGCVLTTNQGVPVGDNQNSLKAGLRGPTLMEDFILREKLTHFDHERIPERVVHARGSAAHGYFECYKEQSKLTRAAPFAKAGKRTPVFVRFSTVAGERGSTDTARDVRGFAVKFYTDEGNWDLVGNNIPVFFIQDAMKFPDLIHAVKPEPHNGMPQAASAHDTFWDFASLSPEITHMLMWAMSDRAIPRSFRMMQGFGVHTFRLVNAKGQSVFCKFHWSPMAGTHSLVWDEAVKISGADSDFHRRDLWEAIECGEYPEYELSFQVFTEAQAEAFPFDVLDPTKLIPEELVPLVPVGKMVLNRNPDNFFAETEQVAFCTAHIVPGIDFSNDPLLQGRIHSYVDTQITRLGGANFHEIPINAPLAPLHNNQRDGIHRQAINRGRVAYEPNSLAGGCPFQAGAKGFNSFPAPTEGDKVRGKPEKFAEHFAQARLFWISQTPIEQEHIVHAFRFELSKVQTVVIRKRIVAMLRNVDETLAQRLADALGLALPPAMPLASMLPMPTYPPSPALSLFFRPGKTGIHTLRVAILVGPGSDGAQVRHIYAALLSDGAVPRLVGSLLGKVDTSGGAPLDVEISLETGPSVLFDAVVVPDGQGAVQQLGDDANALDFLRLQYRHCKPMLAIGAGKGLLDKAGVPAALPDGKPDPAVIVAPSSDVVKAVAAFKKALAAHRAFARETDPPRV, encoded by the coding sequence ATGGCTACCAACAAGAAAACGCCGTCCACGGACGGTGCGGGTTCCGTTTTGAGCAGCATGTCCGGCCCATCCGACAGCAGTGCGCCGCACAGCCTGGGCGCGGACAATGACATGACCCGCGCGCTGCTGCAAAAGACGGCCACCAGCCAGCAGCTGGCCGCCGCCATGGCCGACAATCCCAAGGAGGCGGGCCAGTATGGCGAGGCGGCGCGCACGCCGGCCGAAGGCGTGCATGTGGCGGCCGGCGAAGCGCTGGCCACGGCCAGTACCACGGGCGAAACGATACCTTCTCCGAAGACCGGCGATGGCCAGCCCGCGCTGGGCGAGAATGCGCGTAACGTTTCCCTCGATGGCGCCCGCAGCGACGACAGCGGCTGCGTGCTGACGACCAACCAGGGCGTGCCCGTGGGCGACAACCAGAACTCGCTGAAGGCGGGCTTGCGCGGCCCGACCCTGATGGAAGATTTTATTTTGCGTGAAAAGCTCACGCATTTTGACCATGAGCGCATCCCCGAGCGCGTCGTGCATGCGCGCGGTTCGGCCGCCCACGGCTATTTCGAATGCTACAAGGAGCAAAGCAAGCTGACGCGCGCCGCGCCGTTCGCCAAGGCGGGCAAGCGCACGCCCGTCTTCGTGCGTTTTTCCACGGTGGCCGGCGAACGCGGTTCGACCGACACGGCGCGCGACGTGCGCGGCTTTGCCGTGAAGTTTTATACGGACGAGGGCAACTGGGATTTGGTCGGCAATAACATCCCCGTCTTCTTCATCCAGGATGCGATGAAGTTCCCTGACCTGATCCACGCCGTCAAGCCCGAGCCGCACAACGGCATGCCGCAGGCGGCCAGCGCGCACGACACCTTCTGGGATTTCGCCTCGCTGTCGCCGGAAATCACGCACATGCTGATGTGGGCCATGTCCGACCGCGCCATCCCGCGCAGTTTTCGCATGATGCAGGGATTCGGCGTGCATACCTTCCGTCTGGTGAATGCCAAGGGCCAGTCCGTGTTCTGCAAATTCCACTGGTCGCCCATGGCCGGCACACATTCGCTCGTGTGGGACGAAGCCGTCAAGATCAGCGGCGCCGATTCCGACTTCCACCGGCGCGACCTGTGGGAAGCCATCGAGTGCGGCGAGTATCCCGAATATGAATTGTCCTTCCAGGTCTTCACGGAAGCGCAGGCGGAAGCGTTTCCCTTCGACGTGCTCGATCCCACCAAACTGATCCCCGAAGAACTGGTCCCGCTGGTCCCCGTCGGGAAAATGGTCTTGAACCGCAATCCCGACAATTTTTTCGCCGAGACGGAGCAGGTGGCCTTTTGCACGGCGCACATCGTGCCCGGCATCGATTTTTCCAACGACCCGCTGCTGCAGGGGCGCATCCACTCGTACGTGGACACGCAGATCACGCGCCTGGGCGGCGCCAACTTCCATGAAATCCCCATCAATGCTCCGCTGGCGCCGCTGCACAACAACCAGCGCGACGGCATCCACCGCCAGGCCATCAACCGTGGCCGGGTCGCGTACGAACCCAATTCGCTGGCGGGCGGCTGTCCGTTCCAGGCGGGCGCGAAGGGGTTCAACAGCTTTCCCGCGCCGACCGAAGGCGACAAGGTGCGCGGCAAGCCCGAGAAATTCGCCGAGCATTTTGCGCAGGCGCGCCTGTTCTGGATCAGCCAGACGCCTATCGAACAAGAGCACATTGTGCATGCGTTCCGCTTTGAACTGAGCAAGGTGCAGACGGTGGTCATCCGCAAGCGCATCGTCGCCATGCTGCGCAATGTCGATGAGACGCTGGCGCAGCGCCTGGCCGACGCGCTGGGCCTGGCCCTGCCACCGGCCATGCCGCTCGCCTCCATGCTGCCCATGCCTACGTATCCGCCATCGCCAGCGCTGTCGCTCTTTTTCCGCCCCGGCAAGACGGGCATCCATACCTTGCGCGTGGCCATCCTGGTGGGGCCGGGCAGCGATGGCGCACAGGTGCGCCACATCTATGCCGCGTTGCTGTCCGATGGCGCCGTGCCGCGCCTGGTCGGCAGCCTCCTGGGGAAAGTCGACACCAGCGGCGGCGCGCCGCTCGACGTGGAAATCTCGCTCGAAACGGGACCGTCCGTGCTGTTCGACGCCGTCGTGGTGCCCGACGGCCAGGGGGCCGTGCAGCAACTGGGCGACGACGCCAACGCGCTCGACTTCCTGCGCTTGCAATACCGTCACTGCAAGCCGATGCTGGCCATCGGCGCGGGCAAGGGCTTGCTGGACAAGGCTGGCGTGCCGGCGGCCCTGCCCGATGGCAAGCCGGACCCTGCCGTCATCGTCGCGCCTTCCAGCGACGTGGTGAAAGCCGTGGCGGCCTTTAAAAAGGCGCTGGCCGCGCACCGGGCGTTCGCGCGAGAAACGGATCCGCCGCGGGTGTAA